From the genome of Thermogutta terrifontis, one region includes:
- a CDS encoding S1C family serine protease — MIRKRFIWAIVSFAFVLSGGVYAVEAEEAGRVRTITIAVDRYGPMDQQARAALQQQLADAVKVLQAQANATRLIAKLVGPAVVHIEAEVLGRRALQHGAARPVEEAGSGILVKLAGKTCVFTNRHVIAGASPEKVRISLADGRIIQPLRIWSDPETDVAAMEVGVEDVVTAPLGNSDEVEIGDFVLAFGSPFGLSHSVTFGIISGKGRRDLDLGDSNVRLQDFLQTDAAINPGNSGGPLVNLNGEVIGINTAIASSSGGNEGVGFAIPINTFLFTAKQLVEKGTVTRAFLGVTLDARFDYQAAQQAGLQQLVGTRVVTVTPDSPAAKAGLQPGDIILRMDGKLIENDAHLITLVNMSEVGKEITLQVLRNGQMLDVKAVLVARPQNPAQG, encoded by the coding sequence ATGATCAGAAAAAGGTTTATCTGGGCTATTGTCAGCTTTGCGTTTGTGCTCAGTGGGGGGGTTTACGCGGTTGAGGCTGAAGAGGCGGGTCGAGTCAGAACGATCACCATAGCGGTCGATCGCTACGGTCCGATGGATCAGCAGGCCCGAGCCGCGCTACAGCAGCAGTTAGCCGACGCGGTCAAAGTGCTCCAGGCGCAGGCGAACGCCACCCGACTCATTGCCAAGCTCGTCGGCCCAGCCGTGGTGCATATCGAGGCAGAGGTTCTTGGCCGACGTGCCCTTCAGCATGGGGCTGCCCGGCCGGTGGAAGAGGCCGGCTCCGGCATCCTTGTCAAACTGGCCGGAAAGACGTGCGTTTTCACCAATCGCCACGTCATCGCGGGGGCGTCTCCGGAAAAGGTGCGGATTTCGCTCGCCGATGGACGGATCATTCAACCGCTAAGAATTTGGTCGGATCCAGAAACGGATGTGGCTGCGATGGAAGTCGGGGTGGAGGATGTCGTTACGGCACCGTTGGGTAATAGCGATGAGGTGGAAATCGGCGATTTCGTCCTGGCGTTTGGAAGTCCCTTTGGGCTGAGTCATTCCGTCACGTTCGGCATCATTAGCGGTAAGGGTAGGCGGGACCTGGACCTCGGTGACTCCAACGTCCGGCTCCAGGACTTTCTCCAGACCGACGCGGCCATTAATCCGGGAAACAGCGGAGGACCGCTGGTCAACCTCAACGGCGAGGTGATCGGTATCAACACGGCCATCGCGAGTAGTTCCGGCGGAAATGAAGGTGTGGGTTTCGCGATCCCTATCAACACATTTCTGTTTACGGCCAAGCAACTCGTCGAGAAGGGAACCGTGACGCGGGCCTTTTTAGGGGTCACGCTTGATGCCCGGTTCGACTATCAGGCCGCGCAGCAGGCGGGTTTACAACAACTTGTAGGGACGCGAGTTGTGACGGTCACACCGGACTCCCCGGCCGCCAAGGCGGGGCTTCAGCCTGGCGATATCATTTTACGGATGGACGGGAAACTCATCGAAAACGATGCCCACCTCATCACGCTTGTCAACATGAGTGAGGTGGGCAAGGAAATAACGCTCCAAGTTCTCAGAAACGGCCAGATGCTCGATGTGAAGGCGGTTCTGGTAGCCCGTCCGCAGAATCCTGCCCAGGGATGA